From the genome of Labrus bergylta chromosome 12, fLabBer1.1, whole genome shotgun sequence, one region includes:
- the LOC109981565 gene encoding keratin, type I cytoskeletal 18, with amino-acid sequence MEHQFRRQSSLVTGSRPAAYAHSVSGGAGGYGTRISTADYGTRVGSGMGGGYDYSYSSTNTSGAMAMGTEKATMQHLNDRLANYLETVRKLEKANGKLEIKISEIMEKRGPLEGRDYGKYHAIIQELRGKIFDMIKGNAHLAISLDNASLASDDFRTKMEYEMTMRQTVEADVGRLRKLLDDTNVMRLHLEGDIESLKEELISLKKNHAVEVADIRAQISQVGVNVDVDSRKGPDLAKIMEEMREKYEKIALKNQQELEMWHQSQVTEVQVQVTQNTTALKEATTVVSETRRRYQGLEIELQSALSLKASLEATLRDIEARYNMEIEKYNAIIMRLQEEVTKIRSDIQHNSREYEVLLNIKVKLEAEIAEYRRLLDGGGELQLEDAIDSRKVETKVVTLTQTLVDGKLVSESKDVKSSEQDLH; translated from the exons ATGGAGCACCAGTTTAGACGGCAGAGTTCTCTAGTCACAGGTTCCAGACCTGCAGCCTATGCCCACAGCGTCAGCGGAGGAGCAGGTGGCTATGGCACCAGGATCTCAACCGCCGACTATGGCACAAGGGTAGGCAGTGGCATGGGTGGTGGGTACGACTATTCCTACTCCTCCACTAACACTTCTGGAGCCATGGCCATGGGGACCGAGAAGGCAACCATGCAGCACCTGAACGACCGCTTGGCCAACTACCTGGAGACGGTGAGGAAGCTGGAGAAGGCCAACGGGAAGTTGGAGATCAAGATCAGTGAGATCATGGAGAAGAGGGGCCCCTTGGAGGGAAGGGACTACGGCAAGTACCATGCCATCATCCAAGAGCTGAGAGGCAAG aTTTTTGACATGATCAAGGGAAACGCGCATCTCGCCATTTCCCTCGACAACGCCAGCCTGGCCTCAGATGATTTCAGGACCAA GATGGAGTACGAGATGACGATGCGTCAGACTGTGGAGGCTGACGTTGGCAGACTGAGGAAGCTTCTGGATGACACCAACGTTATGCGCCTTCACTTGGAGGGCGATATTGAGTCTCTGAAGGAAGAGTTGATCAGCCTGAAGAAGAACCATGCTGTG GAAGTCGCTGACATTCGTGCCCAGATCAGCCAGGTTGGCGTGAACGTGGATGTTGATAGCCGTAAAGGACCCGACCTTGCCAAGATAATGGAGGAGATGAGGGAGAAGTATGAGAAGATTGCACTAAAGAACCAGCAGGAACTCGAAATGTGGCATCAGTCTCAG GTCACAGAAGTGCAGGTGCAAGTGACCCAGAACACAACAGCTCTGAAGGAAGCCACAACTGTGGTGTCTGAAACCAGAAGGAGGTATCAGGGGCTGGAAATTGAACTGCAGTCTGCACTAAGTCTG AAAGCATCCCTGGAGGCAACCCTGCGAGACATCGAGGCACGTTACAACATGGAGATTGAGAAGTACAACGCAATCATCATGAGGCTGCAAGAGGAGGTTACTAAGATCCGCTCCGACATCCAGCACAACTCAAGAGAGTATGAAGTCCTGCTTAACATCAAGGTGAAGCTGGAGGCTGAGATCGCCGAGTACAGGAGGCTGCTGGACGGTGGTGGTGAACTACA